The Desulfosporosinus acidiphilus SJ4 genome has a window encoding:
- a CDS encoding helix-turn-helix transcriptional regulator yields MKNRLEEIRKQRGITQEELADRLEVSRQTISSLENGRYNPSIILAFKIAHLFNLSIEEIFIYEEE; encoded by the coding sequence TTGAAAAATAGGCTCGAAGAAATTAGGAAGCAGCGGGGAATAACCCAAGAGGAACTGGCCGATAGGCTAGAAGTATCAAGACAAACTATTAGTTCTTTGGAAAACGGGCGTTATAATCCATCAATTATTCTGGCATTTAAAATTGCACATTTATTTAATTTGAGTATTGAAGAGATATTTATTTATGAGGAGGAGTAG
- a CDS encoding NapC/NirT family cytochrome c translates to MWKKILLGSGITVVGLYVLFQVGYYATSGPNFCGSCHEVNKYVTSWQTAAHKNVNCLDCHRDTGHAVDIYLRPDLKGYKQL, encoded by the coding sequence ATGTGGAAGAAGATTCTTTTGGGAAGTGGGATTACTGTTGTTGGATTATATGTCTTATTTCAGGTCGGTTATTATGCCACTTCCGGCCCCAACTTTTGTGGGTCATGTCATGAAGTCAATAAATATGTTACATCCTGGCAGACTGCGGCCCATAAAAATGTAAACTGTTTGGATTGCCATAGGGATACAGGGCATGCAGTAGATATTTATTTAAGACCCGATTTAAAAGGTTATAAGCAATTGTGA
- a CDS encoding pyruvate carboxylase, with protein sequence MGNFKRVMVANRGEIAIRVFRACNELGIRTVAIYSNEDKYSLFRSKADEAYLIGEGKSPVDAYLNIEEIISLAIKKGVDAIHPGYGFLSENPEFARRCEQEGIEFIGPTAEMMERLGDKIKSKIVAKEVGVPIIPGYERDVKTVADARRHMTECGYPLMLKAAAGGGGRGMRVVRDESELESAFLSAKNEAKKAFGIDHIFMEKFIEKPKHIEVQVLGDKYGNIVHMFERDCSIQRRHQKVVEFTPAFSIPQEIRNNIYQDALKIAKAVNYRSAGTLEFLVDNQGNYYFIEMNPRIQVEHTVTEMVTGIDIVQAQIKIAQGYALNSPEIGINSQEDIMLNGYSIQCRITTEDPTNNFAPDTGKIESYRTGSGFGIRLDGGNGFTGAEISPYYDSLLVKNISWSRSFQDAIKKSIRSITETQITGVKTNIGFLINVLNHPQFLKGECHTGFIEENPDLISLTHKTDDESRLLKFLGNIVVNETMGIKLQYDVPKVPQIDGVNPNDLSGTRQILDAQGPEGLVSWVKAQKKVLLTDTTMRDAHQSLMATRIRSKDMIKIAKATSVFGKDLFSLEMWGGATFDVAYRFLKESPWERLEQLRKRVPNILFQMLIRGANGVGYKNYPDNVIREFIKESAVSGIDVFRIFDSLNELRGMEISIDEVLKNGKVAEACICYTGDILDSRREKYNLDYYIKLAKEIEKTGAHILCIKDMSALLKPHAAFKLVGALKNEIGIPIHLHTHDTTGNGVATVLMAVEAGVDIVDTAFNSMSGLTSQPAMNSIAAALRNTERDPGVDLKGIQKVSDYWEAVRPVYGKFESGLKSGSAEIYKYEIPGGQYSNLKPQVESFGLGHKFDEIKEMYKQVNVMLGDIVKVTPSSKVVGDFAIFMVQNHLTPENIYEKAKNMTFPDSVVAFFMGMIGQPMGGFPEKLQKLVLKGEKPITERPGELLPDEDFDRISKHLKDKFEVTPSRKEVLSYALYPEVFEGFMKIVGEYGDLSRLGSDVFFHGLSEGEIIEAEVAEGRSLMIKLSSIEKPDLEGYRTLIFEVNRNRREIKIKDKNWSNINLLSQSGDYNLTEMADPDNKNEIGSPIPGTVVTLMVKEGDKVTENKTLAVIEAMKMETRITSTVSGIVSSVNIKEGQQVKAGELLIVVK encoded by the coding sequence ATGGGAAATTTTAAAAGGGTGATGGTCGCCAACAGAGGTGAAATCGCCATTAGGGTATTCAGAGCTTGCAATGAGTTGGGAATAAGGACGGTAGCCATTTATTCCAACGAAGATAAATATTCTCTTTTTAGAAGCAAAGCCGATGAAGCTTATCTCATTGGTGAAGGTAAAAGTCCAGTTGACGCTTATCTTAATATTGAGGAGATCATCAGCTTGGCCATTAAGAAGGGTGTAGATGCTATTCATCCAGGCTACGGCTTTTTATCGGAAAACCCAGAATTCGCCAGGCGTTGCGAGCAGGAAGGCATCGAATTCATCGGACCGACGGCGGAGATGATGGAACGGTTAGGGGACAAGATCAAGTCTAAGATCGTCGCCAAAGAAGTGGGAGTCCCGATCATCCCCGGGTATGAGAGGGATGTCAAAACGGTGGCTGACGCAAGAAGGCATATGACAGAATGCGGTTACCCATTGATGCTTAAGGCAGCTGCCGGTGGCGGCGGAAGGGGCATGAGGGTCGTCAGGGACGAGAGCGAGCTGGAATCTGCTTTCTTAAGTGCTAAAAACGAGGCTAAAAAAGCCTTCGGCATTGATCATATTTTTATGGAGAAATTTATCGAAAAACCCAAACATATCGAAGTGCAGGTTCTCGGTGATAAGTACGGAAATATTGTTCATATGTTTGAACGGGATTGTTCTATCCAAAGAAGGCACCAGAAAGTTGTGGAATTCACGCCCGCCTTTTCCATCCCTCAGGAAATACGAAACAACATTTATCAGGATGCCTTGAAGATTGCCAAGGCTGTTAACTATCGAAGTGCCGGAACCCTCGAATTTTTGGTTGATAACCAGGGAAATTATTATTTTATTGAAATGAATCCACGGATTCAGGTTGAGCATACGGTTACGGAAATGGTTACCGGGATAGATATTGTACAGGCCCAGATCAAGATTGCCCAAGGCTACGCCTTAAATTCTCCTGAGATCGGGATAAACTCGCAGGAGGATATCATGCTTAACGGGTACTCCATTCAGTGTAGAATCACAACGGAAGATCCCACCAATAATTTCGCGCCGGACACTGGGAAGATTGAGTCCTACAGGACCGGTTCGGGATTTGGGATCAGGCTGGATGGCGGCAATGGATTCACCGGCGCTGAGATTAGCCCTTATTATGACAGTCTTCTCGTCAAAAACATTTCTTGGTCCAGAAGTTTCCAGGATGCTATTAAAAAGTCAATTCGCTCTATAACTGAGACCCAGATTACAGGGGTTAAAACGAATATCGGATTTTTAATTAATGTTCTCAATCACCCGCAGTTTTTAAAAGGAGAATGTCATACCGGTTTCATCGAAGAAAATCCTGATCTAATCTCTCTTACACATAAGACGGATGATGAAAGCAGGCTGCTTAAATTCCTTGGCAATATCGTAGTTAACGAGACAATGGGTATAAAATTGCAATATGATGTTCCAAAGGTGCCTCAGATCGACGGGGTTAATCCCAACGATCTGAGCGGAACAAGGCAGATCCTCGATGCTCAAGGGCCAGAGGGACTGGTTAGCTGGGTAAAAGCCCAGAAGAAGGTGCTGCTCACAGACACCACCATGCGGGATGCTCATCAATCGCTGATGGCCACCAGGATCAGGAGCAAGGATATGATTAAAATAGCCAAGGCGACATCGGTCTTTGGCAAAGATCTTTTTTCTCTTGAAATGTGGGGCGGCGCAACTTTTGATGTAGCTTACAGATTTCTGAAGGAATCTCCCTGGGAGCGGTTGGAGCAGCTGCGTAAAAGAGTTCCCAACATTCTATTTCAAATGCTCATCAGGGGAGCCAATGGCGTAGGTTATAAAAACTATCCCGACAATGTCATCAGAGAATTTATTAAAGAGTCGGCAGTTTCGGGTATTGATGTTTTTAGAATCTTTGATTCCCTTAACGAACTCAGGGGGATGGAAATATCTATTGACGAAGTATTAAAGAACGGGAAGGTCGCCGAAGCCTGTATCTGCTATACGGGAGATATCCTCGACAGCAGGAGGGAAAAATATAACCTGGATTACTATATAAAGCTTGCTAAAGAGATAGAAAAAACCGGGGCCCATATCCTGTGTATTAAAGATATGTCGGCTCTCCTGAAGCCCCACGCAGCTTTTAAACTTGTCGGTGCCTTGAAGAACGAGATTGGAATCCCCATTCATCTTCATACACACGATACTACAGGCAATGGAGTGGCAACGGTCCTTATGGCGGTGGAAGCTGGGGTAGATATTGTGGATACTGCCTTTAACAGTATGTCGGGTTTGACAAGTCAACCTGCCATGAATTCTATTGCGGCAGCCCTGAGAAATACGGAAAGGGATCCTGGCGTTGATCTTAAAGGAATTCAAAAGGTTTCTGACTACTGGGAGGCAGTCAGGCCGGTATACGGTAAATTCGAGTCGGGATTAAAATCGGGATCTGCCGAAATATACAAATATGAGATTCCAGGAGGACAGTATTCAAACCTAAAGCCTCAAGTGGAAAGTTTTGGCCTTGGTCATAAGTTTGACGAAATTAAAGAAATGTATAAGCAAGTTAATGTGATGTTGGGGGATATTGTAAAAGTCACACCTTCGTCAAAAGTTGTAGGGGATTTCGCCATATTTATGGTTCAGAATCACCTCACCCCCGAGAATATTTATGAAAAAGCAAAAAATATGACATTCCCTGATTCGGTGGTGGCATTTTTCATGGGTATGATCGGTCAGCCGATGGGGGGATTCCCGGAGAAACTTCAGAAGCTTGTGTTGAAGGGAGAAAAGCCGATCACCGAACGTCCAGGCGAACTGCTTCCAGATGAGGATTTTGACAGAATCTCCAAGCACCTTAAGGATAAATTTGAAGTGACACCATCAAGGAAAGAGGTTCTTAGTTATGCCTTGTATCCGGAAGTATTTGAAGGATTTATGAAAATTGTGGGCGAATACGGGGACCTAAGCCGCCTGGGAAGCGATGTGTTCTTTCATGGTCTGAGTGAAGGAGAAATTATTGAGGCTGAGGTGGCGGAAGGAAGGAGCCTGATGATTAAGCTCAGCTCCATTGAAAAGCCGGATTTGGAAGGATACAGAACGCTGATATTCGAAGTCAATAGGAACAGAAGAGAGATCAAAATCAAAGACAAAAACTGGAGCAACATCAACCTTCTTAGCCAGTCAGGGGACTATAACCTAACGGAAATGGCGGACCCAGACAATAAGAATGAAATTGGATCTCCTATCCCAGGAACGGTTGTGACCTTAATGGTTAAAGAGGGTGACAAGGTCACGGAAAACAAGACGCTTGCTGTTATCGAAGCAATGAAAATGGAAACTAGGATAACAAGTACCGTTTCTGGTATTGTCAGCTCAGTAAATATCAAGGAAGGACAACAGGTTAAGGCCGGAGAACTCTTAATCGTTGTTAAGTAA